A genomic region of Eucalyptus grandis isolate ANBG69807.140 chromosome 5, ASM1654582v1, whole genome shotgun sequence contains the following coding sequences:
- the LOC104444154 gene encoding valine--tRNA ligase, mitochondrial 1-like: MSQPDNKPEGVEDLERKMKKEEKAREKELKKLKAAEKAELAKLKAQQGADAPKKSAKKNIKRDIGEDNPGDYVDRETPFGEKKRLSRHMAKQYNPSTVEKS, translated from the exons ATG TCTCAACCGGATAACAAGCCGGAAGGCGTGGAAGACCTggagaggaaaatgaagaaggaagagaag GCAAGGGAGAAGGAATTGAAGAAACTCAAGGCTGCCGAAAAAGCAGAGCTGGCTAAACTTAAG gctCAGCAAGGTGCTGATGCCCCCAAAAAGAGtgcaaaaaagaatataaagcGAGATATAGGTGAAGATAATCCAGGTGATTATGTCGACCGAGAGACTCCATTTGGCGAGAAGAAAAGGCTATCCCGCCACATGGCAAAGCAGTATAATCCAAGCACCGTTgagaaatcataa
- the LOC104444160 gene encoding probable cinnamyl alcohol dehydrogenase 1 encodes MSSDGAKEDCLGWAARDPSGLLSPYKFSRRTVGSDDVSIRITHCGVCHADVGRTRNMAGDSKYPLVPGHEIVGIVKQVGSHVQRFKVGDHVGVGTYVNSCRECEYCNDGLEVHCEKMVLTFDRIDMDGTVTKGGYSSHIVVHERYCFTIPENLPLASAAPLLCAGITVYTPMMRHKMNQPGKSLGVIGLGGLGHMAVKFGKAFGLKVTVFSTSISKREEALSLLGADHFVVSSDPEQMKAMAKSLHFIIDTAAGDHPFDPYMSLLKTGGVLALVGFSREVKFSPASLNIGMKTVSGSLTGGTKDIQEMIDFCAAQKIYPNIEVIPIDYVNEALERLIKKDVKYRFVIDIENSLK; translated from the exons ATGAGTTCAGATGGTGCGAAGGAAGATTGTCTTGGTTGGGCTGCCAGAGATCCTTCTGGACTTCTCTCCCCCTACAAATTCAGCCGCAG GACCGTGGGAAGCGATGACGTCTCGATTAGGATCACGCACTGTGGAGTGTGCCATGCAGATGTGGGTAGGACTAGGAATATGGCGGGAGACTCCAAGTATCCTCTGGTGCCAGG GCACGAGATAGTTGGAATTGTGAAACAGGTTGGCTCCCATGTCCAACGCTTCAAAGTTGGCGATCATGTGGGTGTGGGAACTTATGTCAATTCATGCAGAGAGTGTGAGTATTGCAATGACGGGCTAGAAGTCCATTGTGAAAAGATGGTTTTGACTTTTGACCGAATCGATATGGACGGTACAGTCACAAAGGGAGGATATTCTAGTCACATTGTCGTCCATGAAAG ATACTGCTTCACGATTCCAGAAAACTTACCGTTGGCTTCAGCAGCACCATTGCTCTGTGCTGGAATCACAGTATACACTCCAATGATGCGTCACAAGATGAACCAACCTGGTAAGTCTCTTGGCGTAATTGGACTCGGTGGGCTCGGTCACATGGCAGTTAAGTTTGGGAAGGCTTTTGGACTGAAAGTCACAGTGTTCAGTACGAGCATTTCTAAAAGGGAGGAAGCACTGAGCTTGCTTGGTGCTGACCATTTCGTCGTCTCATCTGACCCGGAACAGATGAAG GCCATGGCTAAGTCCCTGCACTTTATAATTGACACGGCAGCCGGCGATCACCCATTTGATCCTTACATGTCTCTTTTAAAGACGGGTGGCGTTCTGGCGTTGGTTGGGTTCTCACGTGAAGTTAAATTCAGTCCAGCAAGCCTTAACATCG GTATGAAAACTGTTTCGGGTAGTCTAACGGGAGGAACAAAGGATATCCAAGAAATGATAGACTTCTGTGCGGCGCAAAAGATATACCCAAATATTGAAGTGATACCGATCGATTATGTCAACGAAGCTTTGGAGAGGCTCATCAAGAAAGATGTTAAGTATCGATTCGTGATCGACATTGAGAACTCCTTGAAGTGA